Genomic segment of Sebastes fasciatus isolate fSebFas1 chromosome 3, fSebFas1.pri, whole genome shotgun sequence:
AGCTAAATTCCTATCCTCCTTCTGTAATACCAAAAATCTTAAATGTCATCCTAAACTGAGTTATAGGATTTCAGGCTAAGGAAGTTTCTGTAATGAGGCCCCATCGGTTTAAAACAAAGAGTATAGTAAACATTACTGACAGATAAGAAAGGCACACATTTACTCACACTCGTCTACATTCTGATCTGAGTCTTGATGCAAGACGCTAAGGCCACTGGAGGGCAcactctcctgctgctgctgccctttAAGGCTTCCTTCTTCGGCCTCTGTGTGGTTCAGGTCCAACGACTGGAGAGGGCTGAtgtcaggagaggagagggggctCACATCTGTCACTGTATCCTCTGACTCCTCTGTACCGCCAACAGGCACATCCCGAGATCCTGCTCGGGTCCTACTCACTCCAGGGGATGAAGAAGGCTTGTTGGGCTGGGGAAGGGCGGGGGAATCCAAACTGCTTCTCCTATTGCTGCTGCTAAAGGAGCTCTCTGAGTCTGCGTCTACGCTGCTCTCCGTTGAAGTGGGGGATGGACTTCGGATGCACCTTACCAGTTTTTTAGGAGATTGTTTATTTCTCCCTTTTGTGTGTTTGGATGGCAATGCCTCTTCTTCAGACTCATTTGGACTCTGGCTGGACACATCCTTATAATATTCCTCCCCAACCTTAtccaaaaatgacataaatctTCCATTGGGCCTTTTAGACTGCAAATTAGAGTCTTCCTCACGATCACCGCTATTATTGATGACTTTATCTGATGTAACAGATGATACGCTGGAAGCCCTGctccttccttcttcttcctttgattgacagcttttcTCTTCCATTTCTGCTCTGCTGCTACTGTTGTCGTCGActggcttcaggtgtttttttgtCCCATCAGTCCTCGGGGACCAGCCACCTTTTGTATTTTCAGTCTGTTTTGCTTGTAGCCTCTCATGTGCTGCTGCGTTCTCCTTTTCAGCCTTCCAGCCTTTCTTCATCTTTTCCCCTTCTTCTCTGCTGCTACCATCACTGTCGAAAAATGAATGATCCACTTCACCTTCTAGTTCATCGGGGTTGAACATGGTAGTCTTACCCAACACACAACCTGCAAAGTAGTGTTAAATTAGAGATGTTAGATTATTGCCATCGTGCCGGtggtttttcatgttttaaccATTTTATTACAAATTACAATGTTTGAGACTTGTGGTCTCTTTG
This window contains:
- the cfap97 gene encoding cilia- and flagella-associated protein 97 isoform X3; translation: MFNPDELEGEVDHSFFDSDGSSREEGEKMKKGWKAEKENAAAHERLQAKQTENTKGGWSPRTDGTKKHLKPVDDNSSSRAEMEEKSCQSKEEEGRSRASSVSSVTSDKVINNSGDREEDSNLQSKRPNGRFMSFLDKVGEEYYKDVSSQSPNESEEEALPSKHTKGRNKQSPKKLVRCIRSPSPTSTESSVDADSESSFSSSNRRSSLDSPALPQPNKPSSSPGVSRTRAGSRDVPVGGTEESEDTVTDVSPLSSPDISPLQSLDLNHTEAEEGSLKGQQQQESVPSSGLSVLHQDSDQNVDECSFNSESQLGSKLVFCYPGGRNRKNYSFTNDEVRRIDHENQRLLRELSHHSPGTRPGSTSRKKTPMASKSPHIRLTHSALNRQREQHRIERENLAFLKRLESVKPTSGLKRSEQLDDYQRQVGHVGAPSYPVSISTTTKRERSTSKTPSDHPLTNPASASLRSYPRPTPQNI
- the cfap97 gene encoding cilia- and flagella-associated protein 97 isoform X2 produces the protein MFNPDELEGEVDHSFFDSDGSSREEGEKMKKGWKAEKENAAAHERLQAKQTENTKGGWSPRTDGTKKHLKPVDDNSSSRAEMEEKSCQSKEEEGRSRASSVSSVTSDKVINNSGDREEDSNLQSKRPNGRFMSFLDKVGEEYYKDVSSQSPNESEEEALPSKHTKGRNKQSPKKLVRCIRSPSPTSTESSVDADSESSFSSSNRRSSLDSPALPQPNKPSSSPGVSRTRAGSRDVPVGGTEESEDTVTDVSPLSSPDISPLQSLDLNHTEAEEGSLKGQQQQESVPSSGLSVLHQDSDQNVDECSFNSESQLGSKLVFCYPGGRNRKNYSFTNDEVRRIDHENQRLLRELSHHSPGTRPGSTSRKKTPMASKSPHIRLTHSALNRQREQHRIERENLAFLKRLESVKPTSGLKRSEQLDDYQRQVGHVGAPSYPVSISTTTKRERSTSKTPSDPRPASSALHSSRAVSTNTDSSKTRVPRSKETAWC
- the cfap97 gene encoding cilia- and flagella-associated protein 97 isoform X1, producing the protein MFNPDELEGEVDHSFFDSDGSSREEGEKMKKGWKAEKENAAAHERLQAKQTENTKGGWSPRTDGTKKHLKPVDDNSSSRAEMEEKSCQSKEEEGRSRASSVSSVTSDKVINNSGDREEDSNLQSKRPNGRFMSFLDKVGEEYYKDVSSQSPNESEEEALPSKHTKGRNKQSPKKLVRCIRSPSPTSTESSVDADSESSFSSSNRRSSLDSPALPQPNKPSSSPGVSRTRAGSRDVPVGGTEESEDTVTDVSPLSSPDISPLQSLDLNHTEAEEGSLKGQQQQESVPSSGLSVLHQDSDQNVDECSFNSESQLGSKLVFCYPGGRNRKNYSFTNDEVRRIDHENQRLLRELSHHSPGTRPGSTSRKKTPMASKSPHIRLTHSALNRQREQHRIERENLAFLKRLESVKPTSGLKRSEQLDDYQRQVGHVGAPSYPVSISTTTKRERSTSKTPSADPRPASSALHSSRAVSTNTDSSKTRVPRSKETAWC